One Nostoc sp. UHCC 0302 DNA window includes the following coding sequences:
- a CDS encoding type II secretion system protein encodes MYSLVLEKILHKIPKKVLTEKPVRSSHLAQKNAGFTLIELLVVVAMIGVLSAIAAPSWVTFVNRQKVNKANNVLLSALQEAQREAKKRKLGYSVSFRTDNNIPQIAVHPKDSAPTNYWRYLGGDLGIQPGQIVLGTNLTNRNMTATASPIPVDYPVGAFDPNSPKTITFDYTGALELLVKTNSSSITSVQNDNIGNKGLIVAVAVAKTGEPTQETNLKRCVIVKTILGSVQTEKDSKCD; translated from the coding sequence ATGTATAGCCTAGTATTAGAGAAAATATTACATAAAATCCCTAAAAAGGTATTGACTGAAAAACCAGTTCGCTCTTCCCACCTTGCTCAAAAAAATGCTGGGTTTACCTTGATTGAACTTTTGGTAGTGGTAGCTATGATTGGAGTTTTGTCAGCCATTGCTGCTCCCAGTTGGGTTACCTTTGTCAATAGACAAAAGGTGAACAAGGCTAACAATGTTCTATTGTCAGCACTCCAAGAAGCTCAACGAGAAGCTAAAAAACGAAAACTTGGTTACAGTGTTAGCTTTAGAACTGATAACAACATTCCACAAATTGCCGTCCATCCCAAAGATTCTGCCCCCACTAACTATTGGCGTTATTTGGGCGGAGATTTAGGAATTCAGCCAGGACAAATAGTGCTTGGTACAAATCTTACTAATAGAAACATGACCGCAACCGCTAGCCCCATTCCTGTAGACTACCCCGTCGGTGCTTTCGACCCTAATTCACCAAAAACTATTACCTTTGACTACACTGGTGCTTTGGAGTTGCTAGTGAAAACAAATAGCAGTAGCATAACATCTGTGCAAAACGATAATATTGGTAATAAAGGCTTAATTGTGGCGGTAGCTGTCGCTAAAACTGGAGAACCTACTCAAGAGACTAATCTTAAGCGATGCGTGATTGTAAAAACTATCTTAGGTTCAGTACAAACTGAAAAAGATTCTAAATGTGACTAA
- the hpsC gene encoding hormogonium polysaccharide secretion pseudopilin HpsC — translation MRPLKWLLINQLKHPRAKGKIDGFTLIELLVGMIIAFLIITPLLGFMLNILDTDRKEQAKANTEQEIKAALDYIARDLQQSVYIYDADGIAAIRSQLPKSSTADKKTFFPVLVFWKRQYIQNGLTVATGVTDDTFVYSLVAYYLIKDNDPTWSKAARIGRFQISNGYGKTDTEKESTRDPGFKMFDLSNEGTLKSKMNLWTQKSSETYTQDILPLVDYVDQTTINTTTNLVPPSCQADPSVTDPDKQPQMVPKFSGSGDAVATDNVKTRGFYACVNSDKTVAEVYLRGNALARIQEPNLDFNESRKIYFPQASIRVQGIGSLFTK, via the coding sequence ATGAGACCGCTTAAGTGGCTTTTAATTAATCAGCTAAAACATCCTAGAGCAAAAGGAAAAATAGATGGCTTTACTCTAATAGAGTTACTGGTAGGCATGATTATAGCTTTCCTTATAATCACGCCTTTGTTAGGATTTATGCTTAATATTCTAGACACTGATCGCAAGGAACAAGCTAAAGCAAATACTGAGCAAGAAATCAAAGCAGCACTTGACTATATTGCACGAGACTTGCAACAGTCAGTTTACATTTACGACGCTGATGGTATAGCTGCTATTAGGAGTCAGCTACCTAAGTCATCTACAGCGGATAAAAAAACATTTTTCCCTGTGCTTGTGTTCTGGAAGCGACAGTACATTCAAAATGGACTTACTGTTGCCACTGGTGTAACAGATGATACCTTTGTCTACTCTTTAGTTGCTTATTATTTGATTAAAGACAATGATCCTACATGGTCTAAGGCAGCTCGGATTGGGAGATTTCAAATCAGTAATGGTTATGGAAAAACTGATACGGAAAAAGAAAGCACTAGAGACCCTGGCTTTAAGATGTTTGACTTGAGTAACGAAGGAACTCTTAAGAGCAAAATGAATCTATGGACGCAGAAAAGCAGTGAGACCTACACCCAAGATATTTTGCCTTTAGTTGATTACGTCGATCAAACTACGATAAATACTACAACAAATCTCGTACCTCCCAGTTGTCAAGCTGATCCTAGTGTTACTGACCCTGATAAGCAACCACAGATGGTTCCAAAATTTTCTGGTAGTGGGGATGCTGTTGCTACAGATAACGTTAAAACACGAGGGTTTTATGCCTGTGTTAACTCAGATAAAACTGTAGCGGAAGTTTATTTACGTGGTAATGCCCTTGCTCGTATTCAAGAGCCAAACTTGGATTTTAATGAAAGTAGAAAAATATATTTTCCCCAGGCAAGTATACGAGTGCAAGGAATTGGGTCTTTATTTACTAAATAA
- the hpsB gene encoding hormogonium polysaccharide secretion pseudopilin HpsB, translated as MVHHKQQQASLSSQSGFTIIESLVAILVVAILLTAIAPVIVLSVATRVQAKRIETATDAAKSYIDGVRSGTITAPNSPITNSTDIAAYAAPTAGSLTCTANAYCTSPANNLYCVSLDGNNCTTTSTNNFVIQAIRYNKATVTSGGTTTNIVDPTKGYQLGIRVYRADGFSSDGGVLKNAPSKQPTFTGGGGDRKTPLVEITTEITKGVTFSDFCDRLRQPSPTPSPSPAPPAQSQCS; from the coding sequence ATGGTTCATCACAAACAGCAACAAGCATCTTTATCTAGTCAATCAGGGTTCACCATTATCGAATCATTGGTAGCTATTCTAGTTGTTGCAATTTTACTCACAGCGATCGCACCTGTGATTGTCTTATCTGTAGCAACACGGGTGCAAGCAAAGCGTATTGAAACAGCCACTGATGCTGCTAAAAGCTACATAGATGGTGTTCGTTCTGGAACAATTACTGCTCCTAATTCTCCTATTACAAACAGTACAGATATAGCAGCCTACGCAGCTCCTACGGCAGGAAGCTTAACCTGTACGGCAAATGCTTACTGTACTTCACCTGCAAATAATTTGTATTGTGTCTCGTTGGATGGCAATAACTGTACCACCACTAGTACCAACAACTTTGTGATTCAAGCGATTCGCTATAACAAAGCTACTGTAACTAGTGGCGGAACTACTACCAATATTGTTGATCCTACAAAGGGGTATCAGTTGGGGATACGTGTTTACAGGGCAGATGGCTTTAGCAGCGATGGTGGCGTCCTGAAAAACGCACCTAGTAAGCAACCGACCTTCACAGGGGGAGGAGGCGATCGCAAAACACCATTAGTAGAAATAACAACAGAAATAACAAAAGGAGTCACATTTAGTGATTTCTGCGATCGTCTGCGACAACCTTCTCCAACTCCATCTCCTAGCCCTGCTCCCCCTGCTCAATCTCAATGCTCTTAA